The nucleotide window ACGGGCCATCAATGGCTCCGAAGGCAGGACTCGAACCTGCGACCTGCCGGTTAACAGCCGGATGCTCTACCAACTGAGCTACTTCGGAATAACTACTTCTTTGCGACATCATCTTGTCGACTTTTACTATTATAGAGAGCGATTTCCGTTTCGTCAACACTTTTCCTGAAAAAATTTAAAGAAAAAATCTCTTCCTATATATAGAGCAAAAATCATTCTCTCTAAAAAACAACATAACTACTGTATACCATTATTCATTCTTTTTTAAACATCAATTTAAGAATTATTTTCGCTATGAAGAAATTTAATTTTCCCCTTGCACATACTGCAGCAATATTTTTTTACATCCATTTTTCTTTTTCTTTTATATAGTTGTCCGCAATCCGAACAGCTGTATATATGTATTGTCTTTTGCTTCGGCTTTTCTTTAGGCTGTTCCAATGTAGAACAAAAACGCGGTGCGCCTACTTTTTTCAATAGATTCCGAAAGTCCGCATCTCCATGCCTGTAACCCATCCCTAAAATATGAAGATGATAATGGCAAAGCTCATGTAAAATAATCCCCTTTAACTCCTCTATTCCGAAATGATCATAAAGTTTTTTATTAAGTTCAATATTGTGGCTGTTTAACATATACCGACCGCCCGTCGTTTTCAATCTACTATTAAAATAAGCTTTATGAATAAACGGCCGATTAAAAAAATCGTTCGATAACTGTTCCACTAATTTTTGTGCCTGTTCGTCCGTCATATGCCAACCCCCTTAAATTAATAAAAAGCGCATATTTAGCTATGCGCTTTTTATTATAATTGAAAATCACACTCTTTACACGCTCTGTTGATTTTCCGGAGTTAACATCGTTAATGAAATACGTCCTTTATTCGCTTCTACTTTTTCTACCCAAACCGTCACGATATCCCCAAGGGAAACAACATCTAATGGATGTTTAACACGACCTTTTTGCAATTTGGAAATATGGACAAGTCCATCCTGCTTAACACCGATATCGACAAATGCTCCAAAATCAACGACATTTCGGACGGTGCCTTGCAGTTCCATTCCAACTTGCAAATCATCCATTTGAAGTACATCTGTTTTCAATAACGGCTGCGGGAAAGCATCACGAGGGTCTCGGGTAGGTTTCATTAATGTATCGACAATATCTTTCAACGTCACTTCCCCTACTTCTAATGTCTCGCCTAATTCTGTTAAATTTAACTTGCTGATCGCTTCTTCGGCTTTTGCCGTTCCGACATCCTTTTTCGTTAATCCAGCTGCTTCCAGTACGGCTTCGGCTAATTTATAGCTTTCCGGATGGATACCTGTAGCATCTAACGGGTTTTTAGCATCTGCAATACGCAAGAAACCGACTGCCTGTTCATAAGTTTTGGCACCCAATCGCGGAATTTTTTTCAGTTGTGCACGTGAGGTGAATTGTCCGTTTTCACTACGCATCGTCACAATATTTTCCGCTACTGTTTTCGAAAGTCCGGATACATATTGTAAAAGAGAGGCTGAAGCTGTATTTACATCTACCCCAACTTGGTTTACTGCTGTTTCCACTATAAACGTCAGTGATTCCGCAAGCTGCTTTTGTGAAACATCATGCTGGTATTGCCCTACACCGACTGCTTTTGGATCAATTTTCACTAACTCTGATAACGGGTCTTGCAATCGACGGGCAATCGATACAGCACTTCGTTGTTCCACCTGTAAATCCGGGAATTCCGCTCGTGCCACTTCTGAAGCCGAATATACGGAGGCCCCTGCTTCGTTGACAATAACATATGCAATGTTTCCGTCTACTTCTTTCAGCAGTTCCGCAATAAACTGCTCTGTTTCACGGGAGGCTGTCCCATTTCCAATCGCAATAATACTAATCGGATATTTCTTTAATAATCCCTTCACTGTCGCTTTTGCTTTTGAAGGATCCGACGTAGTATGTGGATAGATAACGCCAACTTCTATCATCTTGCCCATTTCATCGACTACCGCTAATTTGCAGCCTGTTCTGTATGCAGGGTCTACGCCAAGAACCATTTTACCGCGCATTGGGGGCTGTAATAATAAGTTGCGTAGATTTTCAGAGAAAATATGAATCGCCTGTGTTTCTGCTTTTGCTGATAGCTCTGCTCGAAGCTCATTTTCAATAGACGGTTTAATTAATCGTTTATAGCTATCCGCAATAGCCGACTTTACTTCATTTACAGAAGGGCCTACAAAATTTCTAGGAATAAAATGATTTTCCATTTGTGTTGTTGCTTTATCGATTGGAACTTCAATTGCTGCACGTATCACTTCTTCTTTTTCACCGCGGTTTACCGCCAATACTCTGTGGGGTGCAATTCGGTGAACAGGTTCTTCATATGCATAATACATTTCAAATACTTGTTTTTCATCTTTATCCGCATTTTTTACCGTTGTTACAAGCTTCCCTTCACGCCAAGATAGAATACGCAGCTTTTCACGAATGGCTGCATCATCGGCAAATCGCTCTGCTAAAATATCGCGCGCACCAGCCAATGCATCTTCAATTCCAGTTACACCTTGTTCTTCGTTAATATAAGGCGCTGCCATTTCCTCCAACGTACGCTTTTTAAACTTTAACAGTTCTTCAGCTAACGGCTCCAATCCCCGTTCTTTGGCAATCGTTGCTTTTGTACGGCGCTTTTGTTTAAATGGTCGGTATAAATCTTCTACGCGTTGAAGAACCGTTGATGCTTGGATAGCTGTTTGCAGTTCCTCCGACAATTTACCCTGCTCATCAATCAGGCGCAGCACTTCTTCCTTTCGTGTTTCGAGCTGTTGTATGTAATGGTAGC belongs to Solibacillus sp. FSL W7-1436 and includes:
- a CDS encoding Tex family protein, which gives rise to MDQQKMLQIIAKDAKVEPKQAKAVIGLLEEGNTVPFIARYRKEMTGSLDEVQIKAVEDRYHYIQQLETRKEEVLRLIDEQGKLSEELQTAIQASTVLQRVEDLYRPFKQKRRTKATIAKERGLEPLAEELLKFKKRTLEEMAAPYINEEQGVTGIEDALAGARDILAERFADDAAIREKLRILSWREGKLVTTVKNADKDEKQVFEMYYAYEEPVHRIAPHRVLAVNRGEKEEVIRAAIEVPIDKATTQMENHFIPRNFVGPSVNEVKSAIADSYKRLIKPSIENELRAELSAKAETQAIHIFSENLRNLLLQPPMRGKMVLGVDPAYRTGCKLAVVDEMGKMIEVGVIYPHTTSDPSKAKATVKGLLKKYPISIIAIGNGTASRETEQFIAELLKEVDGNIAYVIVNEAGASVYSASEVARAEFPDLQVEQRSAVSIARRLQDPLSELVKIDPKAVGVGQYQHDVSQKQLAESLTFIVETAVNQVGVDVNTASASLLQYVSGLSKTVAENIVTMRSENGQFTSRAQLKKIPRLGAKTYEQAVGFLRIADAKNPLDATGIHPESYKLAEAVLEAAGLTKKDVGTAKAEEAISKLNLTELGETLEVGEVTLKDIVDTLMKPTRDPRDAFPQPLLKTDVLQMDDLQVGMELQGTVRNVVDFGAFVDIGVKQDGLVHISKLQKGRVKHPLDVVSLGDIVTVWVEKVEANKGRISLTMLTPENQQSV
- a CDS encoding SprT family protein, with product MTDEQAQKLVEQLSNDFFNRPFIHKAYFNSRLKTTGGRYMLNSHNIELNKKLYDHFGIEELKGIILHELCHYHLHILGMGYRHGDADFRNLLKKVGAPRFCSTLEQPKEKPKQKTIHIYSCSDCGQLYKRKRKMDVKKYCCSMCKGKIKFLHSENNS